Genomic segment of Candidatus Hydrogenedentota bacterium:
AACTTCGTCACCCCCGTCGCCAGGACGAAAGCGGCCTCTTCCCCGACTTGGACTCGACTCGCGATCGGCGCGCCGGCGCCGGCGGCGTTGACGGTGGAGGGCAGCATGCCGTCCACCTCGGCTTCGGCCCGAGTTACGGTGCCTTGCTCCGCGTCAAAGCGATAGCGGACCCGCATCAGACGACGTCCCTCGCCCGCTTCCACATCCATGGGAGGCGCTACGACATACAAAGTTAATTCGTCCTTCTCCCCCGCGAACAGGTAGCTCCCGCCCGCGTGCAGATTGCCATAGTCCCGCTCCAGAAGGGCAAGCAGGCTGCGGGCGCGCCGGTGGAGTCCCTCGTCGCTGTCTTCCGAGCGCCACGTGGAGATCACCGAAAAGAACAGCGTGTACACCGCCGTCATCACGATGGAAAGCAGCATGGAAGCGACGAGTACTTCCGTCAGGGTGAAGCCCGACCTGGATTGGCGCGTGATCCTCATGGCGGGGACGCCTGCGGATCAATCCAAATCCGATCCGGGCCCAGGAGGGTTTCTCCAATGGCGGAAAATGGTTCGCCACCCCGATTCCAGTGCACCTCGATGCGCAGTCTGCCCATGTGAGTCAGCAGTCCCGAGCTCAGAGCGGTCCGCTGCGCTGGCGCCAGGCCGGGAGGGAGTTCCGGTATTGGAACGTCTACTTTCTCCAGAGACCATCGATAGGAAAAGCGATCATGGGGTGTTGGAAAGGCGCCGACGTGCTCTTCCCCAACGGCAATCCGCGGTTGGAGCGACTGATCCGCCGCGATGCGCTCCAGAAGAAACTGGGCCGTCGTGTAGTCCTGGGCCAGGCCCCGGGCCAGCACCGCCGTATGCACGGCGCGCTGCACGGTCAGCGCCGTGATGCTCAACACCGCCATCGCGGTAACCGCTTCCACCAGGATATAGCCCCGGGTGCGTCTCACGTGCCCACCTCCACCCCGCCGAGGCTACCGGTTGTGGCGATGCTAATGTCCGCTTCGCCCCGCCCGTCCCGCTTCAGCGTGAGCTGGGCCCGATCACAGGCGCCATTGGGGAAACAGGCGATGAAATGGACATCGCGCTTTCTATCTTCCCGCGCGCGCACCCGCGCCAATTCGATCGATTCGGGGAACTGGCGGACGCCGGACTGGGCCCCATCGACCAACGGCTCGAACCGCTTGTCCTCACCGAAGCCCGAGACCCAGCCCTCGACCCAGTACGTGCCTTCGTCCTCATCCAGGCAGAGTCGGATCTCCCGGGATTCCCGGACCGCCAACTCCTGGGCAAAGAGGAGCACGGCCACGAAGTCTCCCCGGGCGGTCCGGGCTTTCATTGCGCTGATGGACTTGCCGTAGACGGGAACGACAACCGCCGTGAGAATCGCGAGCGCGGTCATCACCACGATCATCTCAATGAACGTGAAGCCGCCCTGCCTGGCGTTCGGCGAGCCCATGGTCACTCCGTCGCGGAAGTGCTGGTCACGTCATCTTCGTTGCCCGAAACGCCGTCGGGACCCGATGACCATATCGAAAAGTCCGCCAGCTTGGCGCTGGTGGCCGGCTTGTAATTGTAGGGATTGCCCCAGGGATCCGGTCGAAACTCTTTCAGATAGTTCCGATCGGCTCCGCCACTGACCATCAACCCCTCCAAGGTGGCCGGGTAGGTGTCGTTGTGATCCAGGGCGTAAAGACTCACGGCGGTCGAATAATTGGCGATGTCGCCCTTGGCCGCACGGACCTGGGACTCCTGGACGCGCCCGCCAAAGGTGACCACGACCATGCCCGCCAGTATGCCGATGATAACGGTCACCAGAATGAGTTCGATCAACGTAAAACCACTGTTTTGCTGCATGAACCTCTTCCCTCTCCGACCGGGCGTCGCCCTGTAATGGAGGCGAACAACGCCTGAATCGTCATTATAGTATACGCACGCCCCGGTGAAAAAGGAGACAACGCGCGAAGCCCGGGCGGGCGGAGAAATTTCCCGGTCAACTTGACCCGCGAATGCGGGTCGCGCAGAATCTACTGGAACGCAATTACGCGATGTGAGGCCTCCTATGCGAAACAAGTTTCTGGGCACGGGCGAACACGGCTATAGCCCCATCCGAAAGTTACGGGTCTGCGTGTCCGGCCTGCGCTATGCCGTATTTTACGACTTCAGCGTCGCCTGGAAACTCGGCCTCTCCCTGGCCGTCCTCGGCCTCTTCGGCTACCTGTATCAGTGGGTCGATTTCCTCATCGTCTTCGTGGCCACGGCCCTGATGCTCATCGCCGAAATGTTCAACACGACCACGGAG
This window contains:
- a CDS encoding type II secretion system protein GspG, translating into MQQNSGFTLIELILVTVIIGILAGMVVVTFGGRVQESQVRAAKGDIANYSTAVSLYALDHNDTYPATLEGLMVSGGADRNYLKEFRPDPWGNPYNYKPATSAKLADFSIWSSGPDGVSGNEDDVTSTSATE
- a CDS encoding type II secretion system protein, whose product is MGSPNARQGGFTFIEMIVVMTALAILTAVVVPVYGKSISAMKARTARGDFVAVLLFAQELAVRESREIRLCLDEDEGTYWVEGWVSGFGEDKRFEPLVDGAQSGVRQFPESIELARVRAREDRKRDVHFIACFPNGACDRAQLTLKRDGRGEADISIATTGSLGGVEVGT
- a CDS encoding prepilin-type N-terminal cleavage/methylation domain-containing protein; the encoded protein is MRITRQSRSGFTLTEVLVASMLLSIVMTAVYTLFFSVISTWRSEDSDEGLHRRARSLLALLERDYGNLHAGGSYLFAGEKDELTLYVVAPPMDVEAGEGRRLMRVRYRFDAEQGTVTRAEAEVDGMLPSTVNAAGAGAPIASRVQVGEEAAFVLATGVTKFQMKYLWIQRPEGAYWRSKPEAVVPVSLNYHRSGWGLPQALEVNLTLAGSEPSRSPVDVSARYPTRGLNRQRDAWELARMMESGQ
- a CDS encoding diacylglycerol kinase, with the translated sequence MRNKFLGTGEHGYSPIRKLRVCVSGLRYAVFYDFSVAWKLGLSLAVLGLFGYLYQWVDFLIVFVATALMLIAEMFNTTTEALCDFIEPREDKRIGAIKDIAAAAAGISIVVWVIVLAAELVQFFQSAG